The genomic segment TTTGCCCATAATACACCTCCTGTGATTATTTGCAGATTCTGCACAAAATTACAGACAATTTCCTTTTTCGTATATCATATCACAACGTCATATCTGTCACAAGTAAAAATATAGTTACTGTTCACAGTAACGTAGCCAAAAGTTACTGTTCACTCCGTTCTCAGTAACACGCTTCGCGATGCACAGAATTTATGCTAATCGCATAAATTCGCGCGGTATATCTCGGTTTTTCTGTGACCTTCGCTCACAAAAAACACCTCGCGGGATATTACCAGTGAACAGTAACAGCCAAAATTCATTCCAGATTGCCTGCGGCAATGGAGTTTGGGCTTGTATGTCTCGGGATAGTGGTGTATAAACAGTAACAAAATATATTAAAAGTCCGGCAGAAAAGCTGTACTCAAAGCACAGTTTTCCACCGGATTATTTTACAGAATTGTTATATTTCAGAATAAACTTTATCTTCTTCCAGAAATCTGGCTTTTCCATCTTTCACTTCAAGTAGATTGATACTGCAGTTTGGAGGCACACATCCATGCCAGAAATGTTCCGGATCCTGATAAACATTCTGAAGCAGTGCACGAACTGCACATCCATGAGAAGAAACAAGAATTGTTTTGTCTGCCAGAGCAGGATCTGTCGTTTTCTCCACCCAGAATTCTCTGGTGCGTTTCAGGATATCAGAAATGTTTTCGCCGTTTTGAGGACGTTCAAATTTCTGTGGCTCTTCAAAGAAAATTTCCATTTCATGGCTGATGATCTTCCCTTGTTCATCCTTAAACCGGCTTCCTTCAAGAACTCCGAAATCAATTTCCTGGATTCTTTTATCCTCAATAACAGGAATCTGCCTGTTTCCCAGCACATAATGTGCTGTCTGTCTCGCTCTTGCCAGAGGACTGGTAAAACAGATATCAAACGGAACATCTTTTAATGCTTCTCCTGTTCTTTTCGCCAGTTCAATTCCTTCCGGTGCAAGGGGAATATCCATTGCCCCCTGCACTTTTTTCAGTTTATTCCACTGAGTTATCCCATGTCTTAATACATAAATCAGCATTAACTTCTCAACTCGATTCCAAGGTCTGTCAGACCATTCAGGATTTTCTTCATTGCAGCTGTAATCTCGCTCTCTTCCAGAGTCTTGTCATGGTGACGGAATACCAGAGAATAAGCCATGGATTTATATCCTCCTTTAATCTGGTTTCCTTCATAAATGTCAAATAACTGATA from the Blautia wexlerae DSM 19850 genome contains:
- a CDS encoding histidine phosphatase family protein; this translates as MLIYVLRHGITQWNKLKKVQGAMDIPLAPEGIELAKRTGEALKDVPFDICFTSPLARARQTAHYVLGNRQIPVIEDKRIQEIDFGVLEGSRFKDEQGKIISHEMEIFFEEPQKFERPQNGENISDILKRTREFWVEKTTDPALADKTILVSSHGCAVRALLQNVYQDPEHFWHGCVPPNCSINLLEVKDGKARFLEEDKVYSEI